Proteins from a genomic interval of Capsicum annuum cultivar UCD-10X-F1 chromosome 4, UCD10Xv1.1, whole genome shotgun sequence:
- the LOC107867088 gene encoding cytochrome P450 CYP82D47 has protein sequence MYLTNTTMDFSLIAPPTLAISFLIFFFLHKLFFSAKKRSTSRNVPEAGGAWPIIGHLHLLNGPEMPHKIFGRMADKYGPIFQLKLGVKQVVIVSDHKIAKECFTTNDMTFATRPKSLASDILGYKYAFFSLAPYGPYWREIRKIVTIEFFSARRIQMLKHMRESKVRSAVKKIYNNWLKNNKSSNLNGAVKMEMKEWFGNLIMNTMVKILFGVRFRGNEDEERSKALKTIRRFFELLGAFVVADFLPYLRWLDIGDHEKAMKETAKEIDFIMEDWLAEHKRKLRVNKSGDEEDFMDVMLSICEDKDIPGGFDADNIIKATCMAMLSASVDTTLVSLTWTLSLLLNNYQAIKKAQDELDTHVGKNRCVQGSDIKNLVYLQAIVNESLRLYSPGPLLVPHESIEDCVVSGYHIPKGTRLLVNVWKLHHDPKVWPNPHEFKPERFLTTHKDVDVRGNHFELIPFGSGRRRCPGISLALQVIHYALAVLLQGFEIKRPSDEPIDMSGSFGLSILKASPLEVHLTPRLNSNLYE, from the exons ATGTATCTAACGAACACTACTATGGATTTCTCTCTGATTGCACCCCCTACACTAGCTATCTcgtttcttattttcttctttcttcacaAGCTATTTTTCTCAGCTAAAAAGCGAAGCACAAGTAGAAATGTACCCGAAGCTGGAGGAGCATGGCCCATTATCGGCCATCTCCACCTTCTCAATGGACCTGAGATGCCTCACAAAATCTTTGGTCGTATGGCTGATAAATATGGGCCCATTTTCCAGTTAAAGCTTGGCGTAAAACAGGTAGTGATTGTAAGTGATCACAAAATAGCCAAAGAATGTTTCACCACAAACGATATGACCTTTGCCACTCGACCCAAATCCTTAGCTTCGGATATCTTAGGCTACAAGTATGCCTTTTTTTCGCTTGCACCTTATGGGCCGTACTGGCGAGAGATAAGGAAGATTGTCACCATTGAGTTTTTTTCTGCTCGACGAATCCAAATGCTCAAACACATGCGAGAATCTAAAGTAAGATCAGCTGTTAAAAAGATTTATAATAACTGGTTGAAGAATAATAAGAGTAGTAATTTGAACGGTGCTGTGAAGATGGAGATGAAGGAGTGGTTTGGGAATTTAATTATGAACACTATGGTCAAGATCCTATTTGGAGTAAGATTCAGAG GTAATGAAGATGAAGAAAGGAGCAAGGCTCTCAAAACAATTAGAAGATTTTTTGAATTGTTGGGGGCTTTTGTTGTGGCTGATTTTTTACCTTACCTAAGATGGTTGGATATTGGAGACCATGAGAAGGCCATGAAAGAAACTGCTAAAGAAATAGACTTTATTATGGAAGATTGGTTAGCAGAGCACAAAAGGAAATTAAGGGTAAATAAAAGTGGGGATGAAGAAGATTTCATGGATGTCATGTTGTCCATTTGTGAAGACAAAGATATCCCTGGTGGTTTTGATGCTGATAACATTATCAAAGCTACTTGTATG GCTATGCTATCCGCAAGTGTAGACACCACCCTGGTATCTCTGACATGGACTTTATCTTTACTCCTAAATAACTACCAAGCAATAAAAAAGGCCCAAGATGAGCTAGATACTCATGTTGGCAAGAACAGATGTGTTCAAGGATCAGACATCAAGAACTTGGTTTATCTTCAAGCTATTGTTAACGAGTCGTTGCGTTTATACTCACCTGGACCACTCTTGGTACCTCATGAGTCGATTGAAGATTGCGTTGTTAGTGGCTACCATATACCAAAAGGCACTCGCTTATTAGTGAATGTATGGAAGCTCCATCATGATCCTAAAGTATGGCCAAATCCACACGAGTTTAAGCCAGAGAGGTTCTTGACGACTCACAAAGATGTCGATGTAAGAGGCAATCACTTTGAGTTAATTCCATTTGGTAGCGGAAGAAGAAGGTGTCCTGGAATTTCTTTGGCCCTTCAAGTTATACACTATGCGTTAGCTGTGTTGTTACAGGGGTTTGAAATTAAGAGGCCTTCAGATGAACCAATTGATATGAGTGGGAGCTTTGGATTATCAATTCTTAAAGCTTCCCCGCTCGAAGTTCACCTTACTCCACGCTTGAATTCTAATCTTTATGAATGA